The sequence below is a genomic window from Branchiostoma floridae strain S238N-H82 unplaced genomic scaffold, Bfl_VNyyK Sc7u5tJ_1564, whole genome shotgun sequence.
CTAAATCTGATGACGTTTACTACAAAGGAAATGCCTGTTCTTGCCAGACAGTTAATATCCCaatacctttattgcacatattcacagacaaaaatttcatccAATGTTGTCTGGGACTTTAATTTGACTGTCCTCCAATTTCGATGCAGTCAAATTTCTGTACGTGAATTTTCCAATATTGTTACATATCATTCGATTGGCCATAGCTGACCAATCGAAAAGGCTTCCTAAGAATTTGTATTCTAAATCTGATCGATGATGTTCAGTATTGAGGCAATGCCTGTTCATTCCAGACAGTTACCATTCCAACATCATTCTTTCACACATTCACAGACAAAAAATCTCATCCCATCTTGTCTGTGACTTTAATTTGGCTGTCGTCCAATTTCGACGACGTACATACATTCCCAAAATATTTCTTGCACACATTCGCAGACAAAGATTTCATCCAATCTTGTCTGTGACTTTAATTTTACTGTACCCCAATTTCGATGAACTACATACACCCCAACACCTTTCTTGCACAGATTCGTAGACAGAAATTTTATCCAATCTTGTCTGTGACTTTACCCTTCAGCTGGGAGAACTTGTAGGTCCATAACACTGTCTGTACAGGGGAAAATAGACATAAACCAGCAGTCAACAATTTCAACATCATTAAGAATGTTAACATATTTCTTGCTATTCGGACCAATTTCGATGAAATACATTTCCAACACCTTTCTTGCACAAATTCGTCAGATATTGCATCAAATCGTAATTCATCAAAGCGTACACAGTCATAACAGTATCGCTCATAACTGCAATAATGTTCGTTTTGACTAAACAATTTATTTCACTGAGGGAATTTCGTTACATATCATTTGATTGGCCATAGCTGAGCATAGCTTCCGAATTCCCAACATCTTGCACAAATTCGCAGACAAAAAATTTCATCCAATCTTGTCTTTGACccaaaatatccggaaacacaaacgttaacacacacacacacacacacacacacacacacacacacacacacacaaacacaaacacagacctTTTATCTTTGGACTCTCCTGTCGACttgacagatgagcaggcagacaggcatttgcccagcccctacccacataccaaataacatcgtagtccatcaagaggttctcaagttatgatgtccacaaatatccggaaacacaaacacacacacacacatgtacacacacacacagacacacatacacacacagacacacacacagacacactcaaaactatacctccatttttcatggagatattcAAAACGTGAGGAGAAAATACAATACACAcgactgtttgtttttttattatccTTTCATTTATTCCGAAGGTGACTCCTTGTCATGACAATTCAGCATAAATTAACGCCGTATTGCACAGAGCTGGAACGGATGCGGCTTCAACGTCAGACGAAATATGCCGTCGGTGTTTGGAGCAGGAGCGCCCTCTGGCGTTATGAAGGTGAAGGACTGCAGCAGGGTGGAGAAGAACAGGAAAAGCTCCATCCTGGCCAGCTGCTCACCGGGACACACACGGCGGCCTGAAAATAAAACATGCCTAGTTTGAAGATCCGACATAAATGAAAAAGAACAGAAAGCATGTGATAATCAGTGTGGTGAAATAcgtgttaggcttaggtcacatttccaaaccggggcccgaccggggcagctttcgggagcaaaaagaatgatataaaagacatcaaaatacacaaaatgccAAAATgagattcatgggcataataCGTGTATATTTCTAGGCTTAATACGGGCGTgttggttgcacggatggacatgactctcttcctccatccttctaatttttcgtttcttaaaacatcccggccgggccacggtttgaaaatgtgacctaagcctaactaggggtgggtaccggtacagaaaatgcaggtccATGTACGGTCCAGGTACAGAGGTACAGAGTCCTGACCTGagcctggacctaattatctgtggatgagcgatactgaaaacaatggtccatttcgctacaaaggactctgtttggtggagtatacgacgtccattggcgtttaAAATCATATctccatgtaaacaacactcaTTACTTCTGATTTATACCAAGTCTGACTGTAGAAAGTCTGTAAGACTGTAAAAATTGCTTACAACTCTCCTCTTtttcgctcttgttcttttctttgacCTGTAAgtcccaaaacacgtgaacgcctgccggtataatctgttcattttcgaatcggtccaacattctgtccactgattttttcaggtccggtttttctgtaCCGGTCCGACAAGAAAAACCCGGTTTTGTACAGGTACCCATCCCTACGTGTAACTGTAACATATTCGAGCATGGTAATTACCTCCTGCAAAAGGCATGAATGACTGAGGCTTGTTGACAACGTTCCCTTCCGCGTCCAGAAACCTTTCGGGGTCAAACCGGTCCGGGTCAGGCCAGTAGACGGGGTCCATGTGGAGGGAATGCAGGTTCACCAGCACCTGGGCCAACCAAGGATAAAATGATGCCACGAACACAATTTCTCGAAAAGAAGAAGACTTCATTGGTAAGGATGGATAAATTTTAAACAGATCTTAACTTCAACTAGACTGCAGGTTACTTCAAAGTGTGTGCCTACCtgtaaataaatagataatttcTGCAACGGTACAGAAAAAGGTCGTGTAATGTTATAATTAgtgatgcgtacctaaactcaggTTCAGGTATGTGTGTTagaaaattgtgtttttttagcggacagggggggggggggtgtcgtacatgtaaaattgcatgttagcatgaatttgACACGctatgtgaaaaatacatgcaaatcaTATACAATCAGTAGTAAACACAAAATGGTCTGTAATAAACACAcaatttttctgtctttttccagtgcaaatttcactgtctatggaagtttttaaatggtttagaacaaaaaaaaaagagaatagaAGTGAGAGATAGACAAGTCCAGTTCTAGTTCCAGGTTTAAGGTACGCATCACTAGTTATAATAACGAGTCATACCTGAGTTCCCTTGGGAATGTCGTATCCCTGCACTTTGACGTCCTCCGCGGTGGCGTGAGCTGCGATAGGAACAAGTGTGCGGATCCGCATGACCTCCAGCAGGCAGGTATTCACGTAGGATAGCTGGGAACGGTGGGACAGGGCGGGCAGACTCTCACCAACAACGGCATCAAGCTCCTGCTGCACCTGTGTGGACAATCATCACCGATTACAATTGAAGAAGAGTGCGGATCCTCATGGTCTCCAGCAGACAGGCATTCACATAGGTTAGCTGAGAACGGTGGGACAGGGCGGGCAGACTCGCACCAACAACGGCATCAAGCTCCTCTTGTACCTATTATATATAGGAAGAAACTGCATAATAGATAATAATACTTACCATGTGCAGGCAAGTAAAAACTAAGAAGATCTTGCCATTTTTACTTAGGAgccaacgtttcgatgaccatctgtcatcttcgtcagggctatactgactggtttacagtgcagtggagctaggtgttaattaaggatcagcgatcacccattggaaattgaagctggcagatataaccgaactcctcctgatGATATACTATTGTTTATTTTGCGACAAGAGtctcatgtatgtagaaaacgatTACAatttgtcctagagtgttcactgtacaaagatctgcgaaatgtacgaggggcgtgcaattagtaatggtcctgacccatttcc
It includes:
- the LOC118408264 gene encoding cytochrome P450 2D6-like, with product MRIRTLVPIAAHATAEDVKVQGYDIPKGTQVLVNLHSLHMDPVYWPDPDRFDPERFLDAEGNVVNKPQSFMPFAGGRRVCPGEQLARMELFLFFSTLLQSFTFITPEGAPAPNTDGIFRLTLKPHPFQLCAIRR